The genomic segment GGGTCGTGACCTGGAAGGTTTGCCAGAACCTCACCACGACAGTTGCACCGACAGCCCGGCGATCAGCACGCTTCGCGAACGCATCGCCCAGCAGTACGCGGCGCCGTTCGACGCCTTGTTTGACAGCCCGCAGGCCGCGGAACTCGGCGAGGTGGACCGATCCCGGGCTATCGCCCTGTTGATCGGCCCGCTGGTGCTGGGGCGTCTGTCTACGCTGCCGGATTTCGACTATCGGGAATGCGCGTTCGCGGCGGTCGACGGTTTCCTGCACGTTCAGCGCGCGCAGGCCAGGGCTAGCGCAGCGAGTATCGAATCGGCAGGTGCTTGAGCCCTCCGACGAACGTTGTGGCGATCAGTTCAGCCCCCTCGCGGCCGCGTACCCAACGGGTGTGCTCATGGTCCCCCGGCCCGAATTCGTGCCCCCAAAACTGACGCTAGGTGCCGGGTCGCCGTCGGCGCAGGACCGCTGCCGTTGTAGTTATTCGAAATCGCCTATCTGACCTGGTCGCGAGATTCTGACCGAGAATTCTGGTAGTGGGTCAGTTTGAAGGGCCAGGTCGGCCGGTGCGGGCGGTGCGTGTTACGTGCCGAGGTCGCGGCGGCTGACGCGGCGTTTCTTGCCGAGCTTGCGTAGCACTGCGGTGGGTTCTTTAGCGGCCCGACCGGCACCGCGTCGTTTGTGTGGTTTGCACATTGCGCAGCCGCGCCAAGAGCGCGACGGATGGTGAGCAGACATGCGGGCACCTATCAGGAACTCCGCTGCGAGCGAAGTCGAACAGACTAACACCCATCTACGATTGAGGGGTTATGCGTAGCGAGCACAAGACGACCAACGATGAGTTCGACGCCTTCACGGGATGGCGTCACGTCCTGACGTCTATGCGCCGCGCTGGTGCTCGGAAGGTGATTAAGCGGCGGTCACACAGGAAGGACCGCCGGGCGGCTCGCCGCGTGGCGCGCGGCACCAAAGCAGGCCAGCCGGCGTCTGACTAGCGCATAGCGTGAATGGGTTTGGCGGGGTTCGGCGCGCTACGCTGTGATCTTCGCCGTTGGTGCGGAGTTCACCTCCGATACGGGTGAGATCATCCGCTTCTGCTGCTACGGAGACCTCACCGGCTCATGGCCCGAACGCTGGGAATTCGACTGCTCAACGCGCACGGCGAGATCGATTAGCGCCGACAGCTGGGTGATAGACTCGAAGCACTAGTATGCACGCCGCCCAGGGCAACAGCGGTTTACTCCCGGCGATGTTGTGTGTATCCTAGCCACTGACGGGCTCTTCGGAGCTGACTTGTCCTGCCTTTGCTTCCAGCTTCCAGCGTCTTGCTGCTCACATCTAAACATCTGCATCTGGCATCTTTGTAGCTTTGCATCCGGCATCATGCCTCCGTTCTTCCCTGCATCGACTCTCGTTCGAACGAGATCGAAAGGACAAGGGAATGAGCAAACGCCTATATCTGGCCGCATGTGCGGCCGCGGCGCTTGTGATCACGATGGTGTTCGCCCCCGTATATGCGGGCCACCTGGTGATCGCTCTCTTCATCTTGGTCGTGCAGGAATTCCTGCACACCGGTGAATAGCGAGAGCAGCTAACTTATCCGCCAATGTCGCGGTGAAAGGTGATGGAGCTGCGTAAGCAGCTTCCATCTAGAAGATGAGACTCGGGCCGCCCCGGTTTAGCTACGGGGCGGCCCGATCCATCTTATTGTTTCTGACATGCCGACGACTATCCTCGACCTGACTCGGGCGAATCCGGGCACGGAGTCTGAGCTTGTTCTTGCTGCTCTGACGGCTAGTGCAGGCCAGCCAACCACTTTGATCGGGTATGCACCGCAGCGCGAAGCTGTCCCGGCCGACGCCGACATCAATTTCATCGAATCCGACGGTTACCCGCCCAGCGTGGCGTCGGCTATTGCGACTGCCGTACGAAAGTTGTCCACCGATGATGCCCCGATCTCCGTATATTCCTTTCACCGGAGCGTGGTGCGGCGTGAGGAACCTGAACTCACAGGGTTGGGCTCTCACATCGCATTCCAAACCGGCGCTCGATTGTTGCCAGCCGTACCGCGCGCACGCCGAACTGACGAGTGGCCTAACGAGTTAATTGAGCTCGATGAGGCCCTTAAATATCTCCGCGAGGTGCTGACCGAAAGCGGCGCTACTCGAGAACCGATATATAAAGCAGCAATTCGCAATCTGCTGAAGGCGAAGAGCCATAAGTTTGACTCAAAGAGCGGGTTACCCGGTGCCGACACTCCAAACCTGATGACGATCCTGTTGAGTAATGCCGAAGAGCAGGGAATGATCGATCAGATCGGAAGAGAGCCGTCAGTTCGTGTACGACTCAAGGGCGACTCAACAACCGCATCTCGATCAGATGTCGTAGTCGAATCGATAGAAGCGCCCGGTAAGCGTCGGTCGGATCTCTTCCAGAGCATTCTCATGGACGGAATCGGGTTATTTAGTGATGTTCGTGAGCTCTTCTTGGAGCGACTCGAAGAGATTCTTGCTGCGCAGGTAGGCGCAAGAGAGCGCCCAGCAGGCGTAGTAGTTAAGCAGGCCATCAAGCGCACGCGGGAGGACGCTCCCGATACATTCTTTAGAAAATCTAATAGAGACCTTCCCAAAGATAAGTACCCTTGGCGCAAGCTTGAGGGATTTGCGCTACTGATCCTATCGCGCGCTGGCATCATCGTTGACGCGGACAAGGAACCTTTCTCTGACCCGAGTCCGTGGGCAGTTAAGAGTGGCGAATTCATTACATTGCCAGAGAATTGGAAAACTCGTGTGGATGGCGAACTGATCTTAGAACTTGTTCGGGCGCAAGCTGAGGTAACTTGGGCGGATGGCGTAGATTTGGCAGGAGCTTTATGGTGCAATCGCGAAGACGAGTACATCGATCGGATTGATGCCGCAATTATGTATTTGACTGCCGAAAAGGGTCTGAAGGTAGCCCCAATCACAGGCATACTCGGCAATTAATCTAATCGAGTAGGGCGGCGATGTCGCGGACTATCCAGACACGGTCGGCAACACCGGCTGCCATTGCGGGCGTCGTGGGACGACCGCCAGCAGCCTTGGTCAGAGTTGTGTGGGGCCGCGCGAAGTTGTAGAACATGTAGTGCATTGACACCGCGTGCGCGAGGTTCTCCACTTTTTTGCTGAAACCGTTGGACAGGCGGGTGAATCGGCGCATGCCCATTCGCATGGTGAGGTTTTGGCGCTCCACGTACGAGGTGGAGACCTTGTCCATGTCGGGGTTGCCGTTGACCTTCCGAATGTCGATCCCGGTGCACACGGCGGGGCTGTAGCGGCGTTCGTTGAACTCGATGTCGGGCGACTCGTAGATTTTGTGCAGCTGCGCGTAGTCGATGTCACCGTGGAACACGCTCTCCACTGCATTCACGTACAGCCGTAGACCGTCGGTGCTGAGCTGGACACGGTTGGCGAGTCGAGAGGCCAAGTCCCGGATGAACACTTCGGCGTCATATGCGCTGCGCTCACCCACAAGCCAGGAGGGGACGAGTTTGGTGTCGGCGCAGATCGCCGTCCACGTCCACACATCGCCGTAGCCGAACTCGTCGCGGTGCTCTTGGGGCACATTCTTCTGCTTGCTGTAACAGAAGCTCCAAATCTCGTCGCACTGAACGTTCGTGCAGGGCAAGTCAAATAGCGCTGCGGCTTGGTATTCGGCGCAGGCCCCACCCAAGTCCACCAACAACTTGGTGATGGTGTTCTTCGCGGCCCCGGTCACCCGCACGGTGGCGCGGATGCTCATGCCCTCGCACAAGCACGACACGATCTGTGCCCGCTTGTCCGTGGAGAGCCTGTTGACCATACTGACCATTATGCGTGACCGCTCTACGATGAGTCAATATAAAACGTGTACTAAAACGTACCCCAGTTTCCGCTTTG from the Mycobacterium lentiflavum genome contains:
- a CDS encoding IS1 family transposase → MVNRLSTDKRAQIVSCLCEGMSIRATVRVTGAAKNTITKLLVDLGGACAEYQAAALFDLPCTNVQCDEIWSFCYSKQKNVPQEHRDEFGYGDVWTWTAICADTKLVPSWLVGERSAYDAEVFIRDLASRLANRVQLSTDGLRLYVNAVESVFHGDIDYAQLHKIYESPDIEFNERRYSPAVCTGIDIRKVNGNPDMDKVSTSYVERQNLTMRMGMRRFTRLSNGFSKKVENLAHAVSMHYMFYNFARPHTTLTKAAGGRPTTPAMAAGVADRVWIVRDIAALLD
- a CDS encoding TetR/AcrR family transcriptional regulator — its product is MLEAAATLLNSGGPSAVTVEAVTRTANVARATLYRHFPSGNDLLAAAFNSLIPPSPIPPDEGSLRDRLVALVLAQAESVAQAPALMTAMSWLALGRDLEGLPEPHHDSCTDSPAISTLRERIAQQYAAPFDALFDSPQAAELGEVDRSRAIALLIGPLVLGRLSTLPDFDYRECAFAAVDGFLHVQRAQARASAASIESAGA